The following proteins are encoded in a genomic region of Clostridium kluyveri:
- the nifB gene encoding nitrogenase cofactor biosynthesis protein NifB, whose amino-acid sequence MSNKKLVNVDINPCKMCMPMGGVMAFKGIENNMVILHGSQGCSTYIRRHMATHYNEPVDIASSALTEQGTVYGGSDNLKKGLNNMIKMYNPTTIGILTTCLAETIGEDINRIVEEFYREQEENKNIKDIKIITASTPGYGNTQAEGYFSVLRKIVEQVCEKCESTGKLNIICANLNPGDVRNIKKILDDFKIEYTILPDVSNTLDSSHNEKYRRIPKGGTKIEDIKKMGGAAATIEMGLTIQDEDSPGVYLRDKFKVPLYKCGIPLGIRNTNEFISLVSKITGKTIPEEYIIQKGRYLDAMIDNHKYTGEARVVLYGEPELLLSTARLCVENGILVKVAGTGSRNPILKKMLKEELKAQKEDSIVLDDTDFETMESYTKRFNINLMIGNSDGRRMAKKLGVKLIRTGFPIHDRVGGQRQVITAYNGSSFLIDAVSNAMLEITQNSYREKAYNDYYLPILDMEEDNSKSNRDKSCTHPCFGDNAHKFARMHIPVAPECNISCNYCSRKYDCANESRPGVTSGVLTPEEALEKFKLVKSKIENLTVIGVAGPGDALANFPKVKKSLELIRKEDPKITFCLSTNGLMLPFYANQLIELGVSHVTVTINAVDKKIGARIYREVNYLGCKCTGEEGAEILLNNQLAGLRYLCEKGVVCKVNIVMLKGINDSHIKEVVKKVKDCGAYMTNIMQMIPVQGSGFEHLPLISNAELNEMRKKCEVDMKQMYHCKQCRADAIGTLAEDCSIDFRTPAGCSGGCSGKVEKNHEDAAEFYHKKYKFAVSSRSGINIDQHFGHASEFYIYSYDSGTIRLLEKRNVDKYCTGVVDCDEHEDKISKIVRAIGDCQGVLVLRIGVEPREKLEAKGLKVIEMYEPINKGIVRAAAEIEKQQIVNCELK is encoded by the coding sequence TTGAGTAATAAAAAACTGGTAAATGTAGATATAAATCCGTGTAAAATGTGTATGCCTATGGGAGGGGTCATGGCTTTTAAGGGAATAGAAAACAATATGGTGATTTTACATGGTTCTCAAGGGTGCAGTACCTACATTAGAAGACATATGGCTACTCATTATAATGAACCTGTGGATATAGCATCTTCCGCCCTTACAGAGCAGGGTACTGTATATGGTGGTTCTGACAACTTGAAAAAGGGTCTTAATAATATGATAAAAATGTATAATCCAACTACTATTGGCATACTTACTACCTGTCTTGCAGAAACCATAGGGGAAGATATAAATAGAATAGTTGAGGAATTCTACAGAGAACAGGAAGAAAATAAAAATATAAAGGATATAAAGATAATAACAGCATCTACCCCGGGATATGGAAACACTCAGGCAGAAGGATATTTCAGTGTTTTAAGAAAAATAGTGGAACAGGTATGTGAAAAATGTGAAAGTACTGGAAAATTAAATATTATATGTGCCAATTTAAATCCGGGAGATGTGAGAAATATAAAAAAAATACTGGATGATTTTAAAATAGAATATACTATTTTACCGGATGTATCGAATACCCTGGATTCTTCCCACAATGAAAAGTACAGGAGAATACCAAAGGGGGGAACTAAAATAGAGGACATAAAGAAAATGGGAGGAGCGGCAGCTACCATTGAAATGGGCCTTACAATACAGGATGAAGATTCTCCGGGAGTATATCTAAGGGATAAATTCAAAGTGCCCCTTTATAAATGCGGTATACCATTAGGTATAAGAAATACAAATGAATTTATTTCTCTTGTATCAAAAATTACTGGAAAGACTATACCGGAAGAATATATAATTCAAAAAGGAAGATATTTAGATGCCATGATAGATAATCATAAATATACTGGAGAGGCAAGGGTGGTATTGTATGGAGAACCTGAACTTTTACTCTCTACCGCAAGGCTTTGTGTGGAAAATGGAATACTTGTGAAAGTGGCAGGTACAGGTTCTAGAAATCCTATTTTGAAGAAAATGCTTAAAGAGGAGTTAAAGGCTCAAAAAGAGGATTCCATAGTACTTGATGATACTGATTTTGAAACTATGGAAAGCTATACTAAAAGGTTTAATATCAATTTAATGATAGGCAATTCAGATGGAAGGAGAATGGCAAAGAAACTTGGAGTAAAGCTCATAAGAACAGGTTTTCCAATTCATGATAGAGTGGGAGGACAAAGACAGGTGATAACTGCATACAATGGTTCTTCATTTTTAATAGATGCCGTGTCAAATGCCATGCTGGAAATAACTCAGAATAGTTACAGGGAAAAAGCTTATAATGACTATTATCTCCCTATTTTAGATATGGAGGAGGATAATTCAAAATCAAATAGAGATAAAAGCTGTACCCATCCTTGTTTTGGAGATAATGCCCATAAATTTGCCAGAATGCATATACCTGTGGCACCTGAATGCAATATAAGCTGTAATTACTGCAGCAGGAAATATGATTGTGCCAACGAAAGCAGACCTGGAGTTACAAGCGGAGTTTTAACCCCAGAAGAAGCACTTGAAAAGTTCAAGCTGGTTAAAAGTAAAATAGAAAATTTAACAGTTATAGGGGTAGCGGGTCCTGGAGATGCCCTTGCAAATTTCCCCAAGGTAAAAAAATCTTTGGAACTTATAAGAAAAGAAGATCCTAAAATAACTTTTTGTCTATCCACCAATGGACTAATGCTTCCTTTTTATGCAAACCAATTAATAGAACTTGGAGTATCCCATGTTACTGTAACTATAAATGCAGTAGATAAAAAAATAGGAGCCAGAATATATAGGGAAGTTAATTACTTGGGATGTAAGTGTACTGGTGAAGAGGGAGCTGAAATACTTTTAAACAATCAGCTTGCAGGACTTAGATATTTATGTGAAAAAGGGGTGGTGTGTAAAGTCAATATAGTTATGTTAAAAGGAATAAATGATTCACATATAAAAGAAGTAGTTAAAAAAGTCAAAGACTGCGGTGCATACATGACCAACATAATGCAGATGATACCTGTTCAGGGAAGTGGATTTGAGCATTTACCTCTGATTTCAAATGCAGAATTAAATGAAATGAGAAAAAAATGTGAAGTAGATATGAAACAGATGTATCACTGCAAACAGTGCAGGGCAGATGCCATAGGAACTCTGGCAGAGGATTGTTCCATAGATTTTAGAACTCCTGCAGGGTGCTCTGGAGGATGTTCTGGAAAAGTTGAAAAAAATCATGAAGATGCGGCTGAATTTTATCATAAAAAATATAAATTTGCAGTGTCCTCAAGGTCTGGCATTAATATAGACCAGCATTTTGGTCATGCTTCTGAATTTTATATATATTCCTATGATTCTGGAACCATAAGACTTTTAGAAAAAAGAAATGTGGATAAATATTGTACAGGGGTTGTAGATTGTGACGAACATGAGGATAAAATTTCAAAAATAGTCAGAGCCATAGGGGATTGCCAGGGAGTTCTTGTACTTAGAATTGGAGTTGAACCAAGGGAAAAGTTAGAGGCAAAAGGATTGAAAGTTATAGAAATGTATGAACCTATAAATAAGGGTATTGTGCGGGCAGCAGCGGAAATTGAAAAACAACAAATTGTAAACTGTGAATTGAAATAG
- the nifE gene encoding nitrogenase iron-molybdenum cofactor biosynthesis protein NifE, with amino-acid sequence MENRVEIIEDRKEFVCYNLKNKDMKLRCDENSASGAVSQRACVYCGARVVLNPITDAFHLIHGPIGCAAYTWDLRGSLTSGSELFRNSFSTDLSEMDVVFGGEKKLVGAIEEIVKEFHPKVIFVYATCIVGVIGDDVDSVCKMAEKKYSIRVIPVKSPGFSGNKSMGYRAACDAIMKLIGEKKSVEKIHGINYLGDFNLAGEVWVVTGYLKKIGIDVVANITGDGKYDDIIKAPQAKLNIVQCAGSMAYMAKHMEHTYGIPFIKTSFVGIEDSENSLLQIAGLMGNEETVKKAEELIKFEKQRIENDMNYYRSRLYGKKAAIYVGGGYKAISLIRQFRDLGIETVMVGTQTGKPEDYEIIKQITKEGTVILDDANPSELEKFMVEKGADILVGGVKERPLAYKLGVAFCDHNHERKHILAGFEGAVNFAKEIDLTINSPVWNYI; translated from the coding sequence ATGGAAAACAGGGTGGAAATTATAGAGGATAGAAAAGAATTTGTCTGTTACAACCTTAAAAATAAAGATATGAAGCTGAGATGTGATGAAAACAGTGCATCGGGAGCCGTAAGTCAAAGGGCCTGTGTGTACTGTGGTGCCAGGGTAGTTTTAAATCCTATAACAGATGCTTTTCATTTGATTCATGGCCCTATAGGATGTGCAGCTTATACCTGGGATTTAAGGGGCAGCTTGACCAGTGGTTCTGAATTGTTTAGAAATAGTTTTTCTACGGATTTAAGTGAAATGGATGTAGTATTTGGGGGAGAGAAGAAACTGGTAGGGGCCATTGAGGAAATTGTAAAAGAATTTCACCCTAAAGTTATTTTTGTGTATGCCACCTGTATAGTAGGAGTTATTGGAGATGATGTGGATTCAGTATGTAAAATGGCAGAAAAAAAATATTCTATAAGAGTAATACCTGTAAAATCCCCGGGGTTTTCCGGAAATAAATCTATGGGATACAGAGCAGCCTGCGATGCCATAATGAAACTTATAGGAGAAAAGAAAAGTGTGGAAAAAATTCACGGTATCAATTATCTTGGAGATTTTAATCTGGCAGGAGAAGTATGGGTAGTAACAGGATATCTCAAAAAGATAGGCATAGATGTGGTAGCTAATATTACAGGTGATGGAAAATACGATGATATAATAAAAGCTCCCCAGGCTAAATTAAACATAGTTCAATGTGCAGGTTCCATGGCATATATGGCAAAACATATGGAACACACCTATGGAATTCCATTTATAAAGACCAGTTTTGTGGGTATAGAAGATAGTGAAAATTCACTGCTTCAAATTGCAGGTCTAATGGGAAATGAGGAAACTGTAAAAAAAGCAGAGGAACTTATAAAGTTTGAAAAGCAGAGAATAGAAAATGACATGAATTACTACAGAAGCAGGCTATATGGCAAAAAAGCTGCCATATACGTTGGGGGAGGCTATAAGGCCATATCTCTCATAAGGCAATTTAGGGATTTGGGAATAGAAACGGTCATGGTAGGAACACAAACTGGAAAACCTGAAGACTATGAAATAATAAAACAAATTACAAAGGAAGGCACTGTAATATTAGATGATGCAAACCCCTCTGAACTTGAAAAATTTATGGTTGAAAAAGGGGCGGATATACTGGTGGGGGGAGTAAAGGAAAGACCTCTTGCCTATAAACTGGGAGTTGCATTTTGTGATCACAACCATGAAAGAAAGCATATACTGGCGGGATTTGAAGGGGCGGTAAATTTTGCAAAAGAGATAGATTTAACTATAAACAGCCCTGTTTGGAATTATATATAG
- the nifK gene encoding nitrogenase molybdenum-iron protein subunit beta, with amino-acid sequence MLDATPKKLYERKALRINPAKTCQPIGAMYAALGIHNCMPHSHGSQGCCSYHRMQLTRHFKDPIMATTSSFTEGASVFGGGANFKTSMKNIFSVYNPDIVAVHTTCLSETVGDDLVTYRATSEIPEGKIVIHANTPSYVGSHITGFSNMVKAMVSYLSENTGEENGKVNILPGFVGPADMREYKRILKIMGIPYIIMPDTSGVVDSPMTEGFKMFPDGGTKIEEIKDTGNSKRTFAFGSFCSQDAAIELEKKCRVPFDTLPIPVGIDATDEFLMKLVKLAGGEVPYEIEEERGQLVDLMLDTHQYFHGKKVAIAGDPDTVISFTQFAIALGMNPRYVITGTPGEKFEKTIIPMLQDAGVQNAKVKSQADLFELHQWIKNEPVDLIVGNSHLKHIARAENTPLVRLGFPILDRYGYYYNPKIGYRGSMRLLEMMCDAILDKMDRECKEEDFELVL; translated from the coding sequence ATGTTAGATGCAACACCAAAAAAATTATATGAAAGAAAAGCTCTCAGAATAAACCCGGCTAAAACCTGTCAGCCTATAGGTGCCATGTATGCAGCACTTGGTATACACAATTGCATGCCCCACAGCCACGGCTCTCAAGGCTGCTGTTCATATCACAGAATGCAGCTTACAAGACATTTTAAAGATCCTATAATGGCAACCACCAGTTCATTTACAGAAGGTGCCAGTGTATTTGGAGGCGGTGCCAACTTTAAAACATCTATGAAAAATATATTCTCAGTATATAATCCAGATATTGTAGCAGTTCATACCACCTGTCTTTCAGAAACAGTAGGTGATGACCTGGTTACCTATAGGGCAACTTCAGAAATACCTGAAGGTAAAATAGTAATTCACGCTAATACTCCAAGTTATGTAGGATCCCATATAACAGGGTTTTCAAATATGGTTAAGGCTATGGTTTCCTATCTTTCTGAAAATACAGGAGAGGAAAATGGGAAGGTAAATATATTGCCCGGTTTTGTAGGTCCTGCAGATATGAGGGAATATAAAAGGATACTTAAAATTATGGGAATTCCATACATTATAATGCCGGATACAAGCGGGGTAGTAGATTCACCTATGACAGAAGGATTCAAGATGTTTCCAGATGGGGGAACGAAAATCGAGGAAATAAAGGATACAGGAAATTCCAAGCGTACCTTTGCCTTTGGAAGCTTTTGTTCCCAGGACGCAGCCATAGAACTTGAGAAAAAATGCAGGGTACCTTTTGACACCCTTCCTATACCCGTAGGAATAGATGCTACAGATGAATTTTTGATGAAGCTTGTAAAGCTTGCAGGAGGGGAAGTGCCTTATGAAATTGAAGAGGAAAGAGGCCAGCTTGTTGATTTAATGCTGGATACCCATCAATATTTTCATGGAAAAAAAGTAGCTATAGCAGGAGACCCGGATACTGTAATATCATTTACCCAATTTGCAATAGCATTGGGGATGAATCCAAGATATGTTATTACAGGTACTCCAGGAGAGAAATTTGAAAAAACTATAATCCCAATGCTCCAAGATGCAGGAGTACAAAATGCTAAAGTTAAGAGTCAAGCCGATTTATTCGAGCTGCATCAATGGATCAAAAATGAACCTGTAGATCTTATAGTTGGAAATTCTCATTTAAAACATATTGCAAGGGCGGAAAACACTCCTCTTGTAAGACTGGGATTTCCTATATTGGATAGATACGGATACTACTACAATCCTAAAATAGGATATAGAGGTTCTATGAGATTGCTTGAGATGATGTGTGATGCCATATTGGACAAAATGGATAGAGAATGCAAGGAAGAAGATTTTGAACTTGTACTGTAA
- the nifD gene encoding nitrogenase molybdenum-iron protein alpha chain: protein MKKVLDQVLEVYPAKTFKNRKKHILIKSNDELNPVIQANVRTVPGIMTNRGCCYAGCKGVVLGPVKDMVHITHGPIGCAYYSWETRRNKAKAEDGGQNFLEYTFSTDMQERDIVFGGVEKLKQAIKEAVELFHPKAIGIYATCPVGLIGDDINAVAQEATKEYGIQVLAFNCEGYKGVSQSAGHHIANNNILESIVGKGKPVEHKKFSINMLGEYNIGGDAWEIERVLEKIGYNVVGRFSGDGSHERLEQSYISDLNLVQCHRSINYIAEMMEIRYGIPWVKVNFIGVKSTIETLRNMAKFFDDPGLTKRTEEVIEEELDAISEEISFYRDKLQGKTACLFVGGSRAHHYQKLLEDLGIKTVLAGYEFGHRDDYEGREVIPNIKLDADTRNIPELTVEKDEERYRIIISPERYETLKQEIPLEYYGGMIKDMEEGSIVVDDLNHHETEQFIKLLKPDMFFSGIKDKYVIQKMGVVSKQLHSYDYSGPYAGFRGAAVFARDLAAGVFTPAWSYVTPPWRKEPLLEGELIGGEK from the coding sequence ATGAAAAAGGTATTGGATCAAGTTTTAGAAGTATATCCGGCTAAAACCTTTAAAAATAGAAAAAAACATATACTTATAAAGTCAAATGATGAACTAAATCCAGTTATACAGGCAAATGTAAGAACAGTACCGGGAATAATGACAAACAGAGGCTGCTGTTATGCGGGATGTAAAGGTGTTGTTCTTGGACCTGTTAAAGATATGGTGCATATAACCCACGGCCCTATAGGATGTGCCTATTATAGCTGGGAAACCAGAAGAAATAAGGCCAAAGCCGAAGATGGAGGACAGAATTTTTTAGAGTATACTTTTTCTACAGATATGCAGGAGAGAGATATAGTATTTGGAGGAGTAGAGAAGTTAAAACAGGCTATAAAAGAGGCAGTAGAACTTTTTCATCCTAAGGCCATTGGAATATATGCTACCTGTCCGGTGGGTCTTATAGGTGATGATATAAATGCAGTTGCCCAGGAGGCAACTAAAGAATATGGTATACAGGTACTTGCCTTTAACTGTGAGGGTTATAAAGGGGTAAGCCAATCCGCAGGTCACCATATAGCCAATAATAATATACTGGAAAGTATTGTAGGCAAGGGAAAGCCTGTAGAGCATAAAAAATTCTCTATAAATATGTTGGGTGAATATAACATAGGGGGAGATGCCTGGGAAATTGAAAGGGTTCTGGAGAAAATAGGATACAATGTGGTGGGCAGGTTCAGCGGCGATGGCAGTCACGAGAGACTTGAACAGTCCTATATATCTGATTTGAATTTAGTACAGTGCCACAGATCCATAAATTATATTGCAGAAATGATGGAAATAAGATATGGAATACCATGGGTTAAGGTAAATTTCATAGGGGTAAAGTCTACTATTGAAACTCTCAGAAATATGGCAAAATTCTTTGATGATCCAGGACTTACTAAAAGAACAGAAGAAGTTATAGAAGAGGAACTGGATGCAATTAGTGAGGAAATAAGCTTTTATAGGGATAAACTCCAGGGAAAAACGGCATGTTTATTTGTAGGAGGCTCAAGGGCACACCATTACCAAAAATTATTGGAGGATTTAGGTATAAAAACTGTACTTGCAGGGTATGAATTCGGCCACCGGGACGACTATGAAGGAAGAGAAGTTATTCCAAATATAAAATTAGATGCAGATACTAGAAATATACCGGAACTTACTGTAGAAAAGGATGAAGAAAGATATCGTATTATAATATCTCCTGAAAGATATGAAACCTTAAAGCAGGAAATTCCCCTTGAGTATTATGGGGGAATGATTAAGGATATGGAAGAGGGGTCTATAGTAGTGGATGATTTAAACCACCATGAAACAGAACAATTTATAAAATTATTAAAACCTGATATGTTCTTTTCAGGAATAAAAGACAAATACGTTATACAGAAAATGGGAGTGGTTTCAAAACAGCTTCATTCCTATGATTACTCGGGACCTTATGCAGGATTTAGGGGTGCGGCTGTATTTGCAAGGGATCTAGCTGCAGGAGTATTTACACCGGCATGGAGCTATGTTACACCACCATGGAGAAAAGAACCATTACTAGAGGGAGAATTAATAGGAGGTGAAAAATAA
- a CDS encoding P-II family nitrogen regulator: protein MKEIMAVIRMNMVGKTKKALAENGFPSITCKDVLGRGKKKVNFSMVSEYMSEEELHQIEDRKIMEQISESYRLISKRLIWILAKDEDVKKIVDIIIDINQTGHPGDGKIFVTKVTDVLRIRTGEKQDAAV, encoded by the coding sequence ATGAAAGAAATTATGGCTGTTATTCGGATGAATATGGTGGGTAAAACAAAAAAGGCTCTTGCTGAAAATGGGTTTCCGTCTATAACCTGTAAAGATGTTTTAGGACGTGGTAAGAAAAAGGTCAACTTTTCCATGGTAAGTGAATATATGTCTGAAGAGGAACTGCACCAGATTGAGGATAGAAAAATTATGGAGCAGATATCTGAAAGCTATAGATTGATTTCAAAAAGACTTATATGGATTTTAGCTAAGGATGAAGATGTAAAAAAAATAGTAGATATTATTATTGATATAAACCAAACAGGACATCCAGGAGATGGAAAAATATTTGTAACCAAAGTTACAGATGTTTTAAGAATAAGAACTGGAGAAAAACAGGATGCAGCTGTTTAA
- a CDS encoding P-II family nitrogen regulator yields the protein MLLVKAIIRPEKTAVVLSELCDAGFPAVTKFDVVGRGKQRGVKVGEIFYDEIPKQMLLIAIKDEDKEDIIKIITKNAKTGEKGAFGDGKIFVTPVEEVYTISSGTNQL from the coding sequence ATGCTATTGGTAAAAGCTATTATTAGACCAGAAAAAACAGCGGTTGTGCTTTCAGAATTATGTGATGCAGGGTTCCCTGCAGTTACCAAGTTTGATGTAGTAGGTAGAGGTAAGCAAAGAGGAGTAAAAGTAGGAGAAATATTTTATGATGAGATACCAAAGCAAATGCTTTTAATAGCTATAAAGGATGAAGATAAAGAAGACATTATAAAAATAATTACAAAAAATGCGAAAACAGGCGAAAAAGGAGCCTTTGGAGATGGAAAGATATTTGTAACTCCAGTGGAAGAGGTATATACCATAAGTTCAGGAACAAATCAATTATAG
- the nifH gene encoding nitrogenase iron protein codes for MRQVAIYGKGGIGKSTTTQNLTAGLAEMKKKIMVVGCDPKADSTRLLLGGLAQKTVLDTLREEGEDVDLEEIMKIGYGDVKCVESGGPEPGVGCAGRGIITSINMLEQLGAYEDDLDYVFYDVLGDVVCGGFAMPIREGKAKEIYIVASGEMMAMYAANNISKGISKFSNVGGVRLGGVICNSRKVANEKELLEAFAKELGTQLIYFVPRSHDVQRAEINKQTVIQFSPEVEQADEYRALAKAIDGNDMFVIPKPMAQDRLEDILMEHGLLD; via the coding sequence ATGAGACAAGTGGCTATTTATGGAAAAGGTGGAATAGGAAAATCTACAACTACACAAAACCTTACTGCAGGACTTGCTGAAATGAAGAAGAAAATAATGGTAGTAGGATGTGATCCAAAAGCGGATTCTACAAGATTGCTTTTGGGTGGACTGGCACAGAAAACAGTTCTTGATACACTGAGAGAAGAAGGGGAGGATGTAGATTTAGAGGAAATAATGAAAATTGGATATGGAGATGTGAAATGTGTTGAGTCAGGGGGACCTGAACCTGGAGTTGGATGTGCCGGCAGGGGTATTATAACCTCAATCAATATGCTGGAGCAGCTTGGTGCTTATGAAGATGACTTAGACTATGTCTTCTATGATGTATTAGGTGACGTTGTATGTGGTGGATTTGCAATGCCAATCCGTGAAGGCAAGGCTAAAGAAATATATATAGTTGCCAGCGGAGAGATGATGGCTATGTATGCTGCAAATAATATTTCAAAGGGTATAAGTAAATTTTCCAACGTAGGGGGTGTAAGGTTAGGCGGTGTTATATGCAACAGCAGAAAAGTTGCAAATGAAAAAGAACTTCTGGAGGCATTTGCAAAGGAACTTGGAACCCAGCTTATATACTTTGTACCACGCAGTCATGATGTTCAAAGGGCAGAGATAAATAAACAGACCGTTATACAGTTCAGCCCTGAAGTAGAACAGGCAGATGAGTATAGAGCTCTGGCTAAAGCTATAGATGGAAATGACATGTTTGTAATACCAAAGCCTATGGCACAGGATAGATTGGAAGATATACTTATGGAACATGGGCTGCTGGACTGA
- a CDS encoding helix-turn-helix transcriptional regulator, translating into MTGNNTALTPQEVAEMLKITKNTVYELIKRGELNGYKVGKKIRVDLNDVEDYKNKGKNTAEISPETVPKDIFSSNMFYSGNTDTQDGFIICGQDVLLDILSRHIELHCPGIRTFRSYVGSYNGLLALYLGKVQVATSHLWDGDSNKYNIPFVRRLLPGIPTIVIHLACRTQGFYVFQGNPKKIQGFEDLKRPDITMVNREKGCGTRILLDEHLKLLNITGNNIKGYTTEYFSHLAVASAIARGEADLALGNEKTSLQVKGIDFIPLQKERYEMVIKKENMNDFPFKSMIKILRSKEFKSELLGLGGYDLTETGNIIAEL; encoded by the coding sequence ATGACAGGAAATAATACAGCCTTAACTCCTCAAGAAGTCGCCGAAATGTTAAAGATAACCAAAAATACAGTTTACGAATTGATAAAAAGGGGAGAATTAAACGGATATAAAGTAGGGAAAAAAATCAGAGTGGACTTAAACGATGTGGAAGACTATAAAAATAAAGGTAAAAATACTGCTGAGATTTCCCCAGAAACTGTTCCAAAAGATATTTTTTCTTCTAATATGTTCTATTCTGGAAACACAGATACTCAGGATGGTTTTATAATTTGCGGACAGGACGTACTTTTAGATATATTATCCCGACATATAGAACTTCACTGCCCAGGTATTAGAACTTTTCGTTCATATGTAGGGAGCTATAACGGACTTCTTGCATTATATCTTGGTAAAGTTCAGGTAGCTACTTCCCATTTATGGGATGGAGATTCTAATAAATATAACATACCTTTTGTAAGAAGGCTGCTCCCTGGGATCCCTACAATAGTGATTCATCTTGCTTGTAGAACACAGGGGTTTTACGTATTCCAGGGAAATCCTAAAAAAATTCAAGGCTTTGAAGATTTAAAAAGACCTGATATTACTATGGTGAACAGAGAAAAAGGATGTGGTACCAGAATTCTTTTAGATGAACATCTAAAATTACTAAATATTACAGGTAACAACATAAAAGGCTATACCACAGAATATTTTTCACATCTTGCAGTAGCTAGTGCCATAGCAAGAGGTGAGGCAGATCTGGCCCTTGGAAATGAAAAGACCAGCCTGCAGGTTAAGGGGATAGATTTCATACCACTTCAAAAAGAAAGATATGAAATGGTTATAAAGAAAGAGAATATGAATGATTTTCCTTTTAAATCCATGATAAAAATATTACGCTCCAAGGAATTTAAATCAGAACTTTTAGGACTGGGAGGATACGACCTTACAGAAACAGGTAACATTATAGCAGAATTGTGA
- a CDS encoding TOBE domain-containing protein gives MKISARNQMKGKVTEIKEGAVNAEVIVDLGNDRSICSVITMESLKNLGIEVGSEVTTLIKASSVILMA, from the coding sequence ATGAAAATTAGTGCCAGAAATCAAATGAAGGGAAAAGTTACTGAAATAAAAGAAGGTGCTGTAAATGCGGAAGTTATAGTAGATTTAGGTAATGACAGATCCATATGTTCCGTTATTACCATGGAGTCTTTAAAAAATTTAGGTATTGAAGTTGGTTCAGAGGTTACAACTTTAATTAAAGCATCTTCTGTAATACTAATGGCGTAA